The following proteins come from a genomic window of Pseudomonas cichorii:
- a CDS encoding sarcosine oxidase subunit beta family protein, with product MQHYSGFGLFKHSLSHHENWQRMWRTPTPKKVYDVVIVGGGGHGLATAYYLAKEHGVKNVAVVEKGWLGGGNTARNTTIVRSNYLWDESAHLYEHAMKLWEGLSQDLNYNVMFSQRGVYNLCHTLQDMRDSERRVSANRLNGVDGELLNGKQVAEEIPYLDCSKNTRYPIIGATVQRRGGVARHDAVAWGFARAADALGVDLIQQTEVIGFRKENGVCIGVETNKGFIGAKRVGVVTAGNSGHMAKLAGFRLPIESHPLQALVSEPIKPIIDSVIMSNAVHGYISQSDKGDLVIGAGIDGWVGYGQRGSYPVIEHTIQAIVEMFPVLSRVRMNRQWGGIVDTTPDACPIISKTPVPNMFFNCGWGTGGFKATPGSGNVFAASLAKGEMHPLAKPFSIDRFHNGALIDEHGAAAVAH from the coding sequence ATGCAGCATTACTCAGGCTTCGGCCTTTTCAAACACTCCCTCAGCCATCATGAAAACTGGCAGCGCATGTGGCGCACGCCGACGCCCAAGAAAGTCTACGACGTCGTGATCGTCGGCGGTGGCGGTCACGGTCTGGCAACGGCCTATTATCTGGCCAAGGAGCACGGCGTGAAAAACGTGGCCGTGGTCGAGAAGGGCTGGCTGGGCGGCGGTAACACGGCACGCAACACCACCATCGTGCGTTCCAACTACCTGTGGGACGAGTCGGCTCATCTCTATGAGCATGCAATGAAACTGTGGGAAGGCCTGTCCCAGGACCTGAACTACAACGTCATGTTTTCCCAGCGTGGCGTGTACAACCTGTGCCACACGCTGCAAGACATGCGCGACTCGGAGCGTCGGGTCAGCGCCAACCGCCTGAACGGTGTGGATGGCGAACTGCTTAATGGCAAACAGGTTGCCGAAGAGATTCCGTACCTGGACTGCTCGAAAAACACGCGTTACCCGATCATCGGTGCAACGGTCCAGCGCCGTGGCGGCGTTGCCCGTCACGATGCCGTGGCCTGGGGTTTTGCCCGCGCCGCCGATGCCCTGGGTGTGGACCTGATCCAGCAGACCGAAGTGATCGGTTTCCGCAAGGAAAACGGTGTTTGCATCGGCGTCGAAACCAACAAGGGTTTCATCGGCGCCAAGCGTGTCGGCGTGGTGACGGCCGGTAACTCCGGGCACATGGCGAAACTGGCAGGCTTCCGTCTGCCGATCGAATCCCATCCGTTGCAGGCGCTGGTGTCCGAGCCGATCAAACCCATCATCGACAGCGTGATCATGTCCAACGCCGTTCACGGTTATATCAGCCAGTCCGACAAGGGCGATCTGGTGATCGGTGCCGGTATCGACGGCTGGGTCGGCTACGGCCAGCGCGGTTCGTACCCGGTGATCGAGCACACCATCCAGGCCATCGTCGAGATGTTCCCTGTGCTGTCGCGGGTGCGCATGAACCGTCAGTGGGGCGGCATCGTCGATACCACGCCGGACGCCTGCCCGATCATCTCCAAGACCCCCGTACCGAACATGTTCTTCAACTGCGGTTGGGGCACCGGTGGATTCAAGGCAACGCCTGGCTCGGGCAACGTATTTGCCGCGAGCCTGGCCAAGGGTGAGATGCACCCGTTGGCCAAGCCTTTCTCCATCGATCGTTTCCACAACGGCGCCCTCATTGATGAGCATGGCGCTGCCGCGGTCGCCCACTAA
- a CDS encoding sarcosine oxidase subunit delta → MLHIFCPHCGELRSEEEFHSSGQAHIPRPLDPNACTDEEWGDYMFFRDNPRGLHHELWIHAAGCRQYFNATRDTVTYEILETYPIGAKPQFTAKGDKA, encoded by the coding sequence ATGTTGCATATCTTCTGTCCTCACTGTGGCGAACTGCGCTCCGAAGAGGAATTTCACAGCTCTGGTCAAGCGCACATCCCGCGTCCACTGGATCCGAACGCCTGCACTGATGAAGAGTGGGGCGACTACATGTTCTTCCGTGACAACCCCCGTGGTCTGCATCACGAACTGTGGATTCACGCTGCCGGTTGCCGCCAGTACTTCAATGCCACCCGCGACACCGTGACCTACGAGATTCTGGAAACCTATCCGATTGGCGCCAAGCCACAGTTCACGGCCAAGGGAGACAAGGCATGA